One genomic region from Reichenbachiella ulvae encodes:
- the dnaJ gene encoding molecular chaperone DnaJ — protein MAKRDYYEVLGLSKSATADEIKKAYRKMAIKYHPDKNPDDKEAEEKFKEAAEAYEVLSDANKKQRYDQFGHAGMGGAAGGGGFGGGGMSMDDIFSQFGDIFGGGGGGGFESFFGGGGGRQRRRKGTNLRIKLKLTLEDIAHGVEKKLKVNRLVAADGVTFRTCPQCQGSGQVQKVVNTMLGQMVSASTCPSCNGAGQTIDKKPPGVDSSGLTYKEEVISVKIPAGVVDGMQLSMSGKGNEAPGGGVPGDLLIVVEEKEDDTLKRDGNNIVYDLYLNFVDAALGTSVEVPTIDGKVKIKIDPGTQSGKILRLRGKGIKEINGYGKGDQLIHVNVWTPKALTKDEREKLESLRDSENFTPAPSKSDKGFFEKIKEFF, from the coding sequence ATGGCGAAAAGAGATTATTACGAAGTACTAGGATTGAGCAAATCTGCTACGGCAGATGAGATCAAAAAGGCCTATCGTAAAATGGCCATCAAATATCACCCGGACAAAAACCCGGATGATAAAGAGGCTGAAGAAAAATTTAAAGAAGCTGCAGAGGCCTATGAGGTATTGAGCGATGCGAACAAGAAGCAGCGCTATGATCAATTTGGTCATGCCGGAATGGGCGGAGCTGCCGGTGGCGGTGGTTTCGGAGGCGGAGGTATGTCTATGGACGATATCTTCTCTCAATTTGGCGACATCTTCGGTGGCGGAGGTGGCGGAGGATTTGAGAGCTTCTTCGGAGGTGGTGGCGGTCGCCAGCGCAGACGCAAGGGGACGAATCTTCGCATCAAATTGAAGCTGACGCTTGAAGACATCGCTCACGGTGTAGAAAAGAAATTAAAAGTCAACCGATTGGTTGCCGCTGATGGGGTGACTTTCAGAACTTGTCCACAGTGCCAGGGTTCGGGTCAAGTACAAAAGGTGGTGAATACCATGCTAGGCCAGATGGTATCAGCATCTACTTGTCCATCATGTAATGGTGCCGGTCAGACCATCGATAAGAAACCTCCTGGGGTAGATAGTTCAGGGTTGACTTACAAAGAGGAAGTAATCTCTGTGAAAATTCCTGCAGGTGTAGTGGATGGTATGCAGTTGTCCATGTCTGGCAAAGGAAACGAAGCCCCAGGTGGAGGTGTACCAGGGGATCTGCTGATCGTGGTAGAAGAGAAGGAAGACGATACGCTCAAAAGAGATGGTAACAATATCGTGTATGATCTCTATCTGAACTTTGTAGATGCGGCGCTGGGAACTTCTGTAGAGGTGCCGACGATCGATGGCAAAGTAAAGATCAAGATCGATCCAGGAACACAAAGCGGCAAGATCCTTCGTTTGAGAGGAAAAGGAATCAAGGAGATCAATGGATATGGCAAAGGCGATCAATTGATCCACGTCAATGTATGGACGCCAAAGGCGCTGACCAAAGACGAGAGGGAAAAATTGGAGAGTTTGAGAGATTCAGAGAATTTCACTCCAGCACCATCTAAGTCTGACAAAGGCTTCTTTGAGAAGATCAAAGAGTTCTTTTAG
- a CDS encoding DUF4286 family protein: protein MVLYNVTMNVDKGIEEDWLNWMKEVHVKDVLATGFFSDCKVFQLMSEEPQGTTYAFQYFAKSAKDIQAYQDQHGAKLQMDVISRYGDKVMSFRTLLKHVHSHSKSK from the coding sequence ATGGTACTATATAACGTTACGATGAACGTGGACAAAGGGATTGAAGAAGATTGGTTGAATTGGATGAAAGAGGTCCATGTCAAGGATGTTTTGGCAACTGGCTTCTTTTCTGACTGTAAGGTTTTCCAACTAATGAGCGAAGAACCTCAGGGTACAACCTATGCTTTTCAATACTTTGCCAAGTCGGCCAAAGACATCCAGGCTTACCAGGACCAGCACGGTGCTAAATTACAAATGGATGTGATAAGCCGATATGGTGATAAGGTGATGTCTTTTCGGACTTTATTAAAGCACGTTCATTCTCATTCGAAATCTAAGTGA
- a CDS encoding ABC transporter ATP-binding protein has translation MNLLEIKSVSKRYGNHQALEKISFEIPENSIFGLLGPNGAGKTTLIRIITQIIMPDEGEVLFHGKKLEPEHVRKIGYLPEERGLYKKMKVGEQLLYLAQLKGLEKREAVKKIKDWLKRLEMDSWVNKNIEDLSKGMQQKIQFIATVVHEPSLIILDEPFSGFDPVNANLIKDEILALREKGTTVIFSTHRMESVEELCDDIALINNANVIISGAKTDIKNQFRDNTFIVEYAGEELKAQDGLDILKSRKLQDIYKTELKLGESMSVNDLVKEITSQSNLVSFNEKIPSINDIFISTVNPNGHE, from the coding sequence TTGAATCTACTTGAAATTAAAAGTGTCTCCAAGCGCTATGGAAACCATCAGGCCCTGGAGAAAATCTCTTTTGAAATCCCTGAAAACAGTATTTTTGGACTACTAGGTCCCAATGGAGCAGGGAAAACCACATTAATCAGAATCATCACTCAGATTATCATGCCGGATGAAGGCGAGGTGCTTTTTCATGGCAAAAAGCTAGAGCCTGAGCATGTTAGGAAAATTGGTTATCTGCCTGAGGAAAGAGGCCTTTATAAAAAAATGAAGGTTGGTGAACAGCTGCTTTATCTGGCGCAATTGAAAGGACTGGAGAAAAGAGAGGCAGTGAAAAAGATCAAAGATTGGCTGAAGCGCCTGGAGATGGATTCGTGGGTCAACAAGAACATAGAGGATCTGTCCAAAGGAATGCAGCAAAAGATCCAATTCATAGCTACGGTGGTTCACGAACCATCTCTCATCATTCTGGACGAGCCCTTTTCAGGTTTCGATCCTGTCAACGCCAATTTGATCAAGGATGAAATTTTAGCGCTGAGAGAAAAAGGAACTACGGTTATTTTTTCTACCCACAGAATGGAATCTGTAGAAGAGCTCTGTGATGATATTGCTTTGATCAATAATGCCAACGTTATCATTTCAGGCGCTAAGACAGACATCAAAAACCAATTTAGGGACAACACCTTCATCGTAGAATATGCAGGCGAAGAACTAAAGGCTCAGGATGGTTTGGATATCCTAAAATCGAGAAAACTTCAGGATATCTATAAGACGGAACTAAAATTAGGAGAGAGCATGAGTGTAAATGATTTGGTGAAAGAAATCACCAGTCAGTCCAATTTGGTTTCTTTCAACGAGAAAATTCCTTCCATTAATGACATCTTTATTTCCACTGTAAATCCTAACGGCCATGAATAA
- a CDS encoding GNAT family N-acetyltransferase, whose translation MAEVAIRKGKESDLPVVLELVKELAEYEKALDEVDNTLERMKEDGFGAEPVFGFFVAEQGQQIIGLSLYYYRYSTWKGKRLYLEDLIVTESERGKGIGKLLMDSTIQYARDQNCSGMMWQALDWNEPALKFYETYGARFDSEWVNCHLDFE comes from the coding sequence ATGGCTGAAGTAGCAATTAGAAAAGGGAAGGAAAGTGATCTGCCAGTAGTACTCGAATTGGTCAAAGAACTGGCAGAGTATGAAAAAGCCTTAGATGAAGTAGATAATACACTCGAAAGAATGAAAGAAGATGGGTTCGGAGCAGAACCTGTCTTTGGTTTTTTTGTGGCAGAGCAGGGACAACAGATCATAGGCTTGTCGTTGTACTATTACAGATACTCTACCTGGAAGGGCAAACGACTATATCTGGAGGATCTAATCGTGACCGAATCGGAAAGAGGTAAAGGCATTGGAAAGCTACTAATGGATTCAACCATCCAATATGCAAGAGATCAGAATTGCTCAGGCATGATGTGGCAGGCACTGGATTGGAACGAGCCTGCCTTGAAGTTTTACGAAACCTATGGCGCTAGATTCGACTCTGAGTGGGTCAACTGTCACTTAGATTTCGAATGA
- a CDS encoding chitobiase/beta-hexosaminidase C-terminal domain-containing protein, which yields MRKFFILLLLCPVFLVQAQEKQTVEANYYVGEDGKLYWHGKKPVYIFIADNPDGNNAVKLKSENQAQYTNPLYLDTEGVNYIRSNWAADSELNQISPKIELLFEVYRDSEAPVTKVSLDGASYYKNSEGKQYFGKGLKLAATANDRHSGVQKTFYSINNAPFSTYSEAVALSQGQKYDVKIYSADNTGNVEAIQMFNFEVDMVAPKSKYTAEKDYSGMIFSPRTLIKISAEDLASGVKSIKYKIDEGTERAFGTQIGLSQLSEGDHSIKFFAVDQVGNQETEQSINFYLDKTVPEVEATIVGDQYQSRGRVFISTRTKVKLTAEDNKAGVKEIKYSLNGGEIQTYYEPFAIEKGNGSQVVTYFATDNVNNTFEGKLEDKGLSRAALNIDMSPPEVNYSFSGKKYISRDTAFITSQSTIDLSATDNDSGVKNIGYKINGETGQDYEGPIKIAEEGYYNIDFYATDQVNNRNTKNFAFVVDNTGPAIENIISMESIGTIELDDKPGKQIKVYSSGTKLFLGATDKVLDTDKIYYTIDGKPEVEYTKPITLSSKGLVTYSIRATDKLGNETKSEVFEIFIK from the coding sequence ATGAGAAAGTTTTTTATACTTCTCCTGCTTTGTCCCGTATTCCTTGTCCAAGCTCAGGAAAAACAAACAGTAGAAGCTAATTACTATGTCGGTGAAGACGGCAAGCTTTACTGGCATGGGAAAAAACCTGTTTATATATTCATAGCTGACAATCCCGATGGCAATAACGCCGTAAAATTAAAAAGTGAAAATCAAGCTCAGTATACCAATCCTCTCTATCTAGATACTGAGGGGGTCAACTATATACGCTCCAATTGGGCTGCCGATTCTGAACTGAATCAGATCAGTCCCAAAATCGAATTGCTGTTTGAAGTCTACCGTGACAGTGAGGCGCCGGTGACTAAAGTTTCATTGGATGGAGCGAGTTATTACAAAAATTCTGAAGGTAAACAGTACTTTGGAAAGGGCTTAAAACTAGCCGCTACTGCAAATGACCGCCATTCTGGAGTTCAAAAAACTTTCTACAGCATCAACAATGCACCTTTCAGCACATATTCGGAAGCTGTTGCCTTGAGCCAAGGTCAAAAATATGATGTTAAAATTTACTCAGCAGATAATACGGGCAATGTAGAAGCCATCCAGATGTTCAATTTTGAAGTGGATATGGTGGCTCCAAAATCTAAATACACAGCTGAAAAAGATTACAGTGGAATGATATTTTCTCCTCGTACTTTGATTAAAATCAGTGCTGAGGATCTGGCCTCTGGAGTCAAAAGCATCAAATACAAAATTGATGAGGGTACAGAAAGAGCATTTGGGACTCAAATAGGGTTGTCTCAACTTTCAGAAGGTGACCATAGCATCAAATTCTTCGCAGTAGATCAGGTAGGAAATCAAGAAACCGAACAAAGCATCAACTTCTATTTGGACAAAACAGTACCTGAGGTGGAAGCAACCATAGTCGGGGACCAATACCAAAGCAGAGGTCGCGTATTTATCTCCACTAGAACTAAAGTAAAACTAACTGCTGAGGACAACAAGGCAGGCGTAAAGGAGATTAAATACTCATTGAATGGTGGGGAAATTCAAACCTATTACGAGCCATTTGCCATCGAAAAAGGAAACGGCAGCCAGGTGGTGACCTACTTCGCTACTGACAATGTCAACAATACTTTCGAAGGAAAACTGGAGGACAAAGGCTTGAGCAGAGCTGCTCTTAACATAGACATGTCTCCTCCTGAAGTGAATTACAGCTTCAGCGGCAAGAAGTATATATCCAGAGACACCGCATTCATCACTAGCCAATCCACCATTGACCTTTCTGCTACTGACAATGACAGTGGAGTCAAAAACATAGGATACAAAATCAATGGAGAAACGGGCCAGGACTATGAAGGCCCAATCAAAATAGCAGAAGAAGGTTATTACAACATCGATTTTTATGCTACTGACCAGGTAAACAACCGCAATACCAAAAACTTCGCTTTTGTGGTAGACAACACTGGGCCTGCTATCGAAAACATCATCAGTATGGAGTCCATCGGCACGATTGAGCTCGATGACAAACCTGGAAAACAAATCAAGGTTTACTCTAGCGGTACCAAGCTCTTCCTTGGGGCCACCGATAAAGTACTGGATACAGATAAGATCTATTATACAATTGATGGAAAACCAGAAGTGGAATATACCAAACCTATTACCCTTTCTAGTAAAGGATTGGTGACTTATTCCATCCGAGCTACTGACAAATTAGGAAACGAAACCAAGTCAGAGGTGTTCGAAATATTCATAAAGTAG
- a CDS encoding NUMOD4 motif-containing HNH endonuclease gives MGYQRIERISEVWKPIEGFSNYEVSNKGAIRRKARTTWHSGSKKDIRLKEKVMRQRWNKTCKCFFLDLLHDDGKRRTVYPHREVAKAFCINILPEEYTMIVHLDNNPKNNDSTNLEWVSPSEHMSFQFEVGNKNNFKVWKTRKKRYKNGFKAPRKKKSEFEEEESRKLA, from the coding sequence ATGGGATATCAAAGAATAGAAAGAATAAGTGAGGTTTGGAAACCCATAGAAGGATTTTCCAACTATGAGGTGTCTAACAAGGGAGCGATCCGAAGAAAAGCCAGAACAACATGGCACAGTGGATCTAAGAAAGATATTCGATTAAAAGAAAAAGTCATGAGACAGCGCTGGAACAAAACATGCAAATGTTTTTTCCTCGACCTACTTCATGACGATGGCAAAAGAAGAACTGTCTATCCTCACAGAGAGGTAGCAAAAGCTTTTTGCATCAACATCCTTCCAGAAGAATATACAATGATTGTTCACTTGGACAATAATCCAAAGAATAATGATTCAACCAATTTGGAATGGGTATCACCGTCAGAGCACATGTCATTCCAGTTTGAGGTTGGTAACAAAAACAACTTCAAAGTATGGAAAACAAGAAAGAAGAGATACAAAAATGGCTTCAAAGCACCTCGTAAAAAAAAGAGTGAATTTGAAGAAGAAGAGTCAAGAAAATTAGCTTAA
- a CDS encoding CHAT domain-containing protein: MKFRIVLVQTLLLSCIYNSAFAQKTLGDDHFHKGDTFLLFNNHDSSIYNFEKAREIYVKIGYWRGIIAADNKIAENLCGTYDLEKAMKLAKEAYKMSGEHLGEWDIEKANALINMGNIHFLSGQHDQALAEYENAWDIANHEFHEDVLFSAPTSLGIGNVYFGKNQYANAFKHFQNALENNINILGEEHPYVANSYLALGNLYRNKGSYNLATEYYEHALRINKKVFGENHPDVATTYVGMAEVFKNSGEYDMAMQYYRQAQNVYQNFLHEKNPKYGAIYLGIADVSKNTGDFQNAEKYYQQAFDLYELTIGLEHQSTVRSVLGLGNTFMMQERFPEALQYYNQVLDINFNLVGEHHVNSSAANNNLGSIYYFFGEFELALRYFKKALEIDIAIHGHDHPDVANAYHNIARVYGEQGDIQSALDYIQNAISSSIIDFEDENVYVNPVLVNFFDNKDLLFYLGYKGELLEAGFRNGENIKGLDVALQNFILSDELIDKIRQSYTQRRDKEEMGELVSSIYESSVSAAFTLTELLSESNVQQVGDGKSYAEKKKEYENRFFFFTEKHKGAVLYSSVAQTNPKKYGDIPETVLYQENELKELISIYTQELAAYPEGSMLDFYQRELETANQEYEDLIYQFEYDYPDYYELKYSNQVPSLEEVQGFLNDTTMILSYYSGSSSLYTAQISKTDFKISKTRKKNDFERSIASLRQAIVSKNDGDYLRHAATLYKQLFPFEIPDQIKSLIIVQDGNMLTIPFEALLTKEVNPGAMDFATLPYLLREYNISYSPSVNLLIKTFSDQNTNQSGGNKNGLVLAPLTFENSIDALQAAKEKSYDEAEVAMSLRTSLSISENQIGAMPDSKTEAEAIANMFRQNGGQADSYIGGDATEEWAKSGTIGNYSYIHFATHVIVDQSEPEFSGVLLKESGSDDGILFSGEWYDLDLNADMVTISASETGIGNQLSGQGTLGFTRAMIYAGAKNLTYSLWTVPTTSSTQLMTSYYQGFLRGRETPQAYASALKAAKMKQIEAGGEMAHPFYWSTFILIGR; encoded by the coding sequence GTGAAGTTTAGAATTGTTTTAGTACAAACGCTCCTATTATCCTGTATTTATAATTCTGCTTTTGCTCAAAAAACCTTGGGAGATGACCATTTTCACAAGGGTGATACCTTTTTACTTTTTAATAACCACGACAGCTCGATTTACAACTTTGAAAAGGCAAGAGAGATTTATGTCAAGATTGGGTATTGGCGGGGAATCATTGCTGCCGATAACAAAATTGCTGAAAACCTCTGTGGTACCTATGATCTAGAAAAAGCCATGAAGTTGGCCAAGGAGGCCTACAAAATGTCAGGTGAACATCTGGGCGAATGGGATATTGAAAAGGCCAATGCCTTGATAAATATGGGCAACATACATTTTTTATCAGGACAGCATGATCAGGCTCTGGCAGAATACGAAAATGCCTGGGACATTGCCAATCATGAATTTCATGAAGATGTCTTGTTTTCTGCTCCGACTAGTTTAGGTATCGGCAATGTTTATTTTGGAAAGAATCAATATGCCAATGCCTTTAAACATTTTCAGAATGCACTAGAAAACAATATCAATATTCTGGGCGAAGAGCATCCCTATGTGGCCAATTCCTATTTGGCTCTAGGAAACCTCTATAGAAATAAAGGCTCTTACAATCTGGCCACAGAATATTATGAGCATGCTTTAAGAATCAATAAAAAGGTTTTTGGTGAAAACCACCCTGATGTGGCTACTACCTATGTAGGAATGGCTGAAGTGTTCAAGAATAGTGGCGAGTATGATATGGCCATGCAGTATTATCGTCAGGCACAGAATGTATATCAGAACTTTTTACACGAGAAGAACCCAAAATATGGAGCGATCTATCTGGGTATCGCTGATGTATCAAAGAATACAGGCGATTTTCAGAATGCAGAAAAATACTATCAGCAGGCATTTGACTTATATGAACTGACCATAGGTTTGGAGCACCAGAGCACGGTTAGAAGTGTTTTGGGTTTGGGTAACACCTTCATGATGCAAGAGCGATTTCCGGAGGCATTACAGTATTACAATCAGGTTTTAGATATCAACTTCAATCTAGTTGGGGAGCATCATGTGAACTCTTCGGCTGCTAATAATAACCTTGGCAGTATTTACTATTTCTTTGGCGAATTCGAATTGGCACTTAGGTATTTCAAAAAGGCCTTGGAGATTGACATAGCCATCCACGGGCATGACCATCCAGATGTGGCCAACGCTTACCATAACATCGCCAGGGTATACGGAGAACAAGGAGATATTCAATCTGCACTGGATTACATTCAAAACGCAATCAGTTCGAGCATTATAGATTTTGAGGATGAAAATGTCTACGTCAACCCTGTGTTGGTCAATTTCTTTGATAACAAGGATTTACTATTCTATTTGGGATATAAGGGAGAGCTCTTGGAAGCTGGTTTTAGAAATGGTGAAAACATCAAGGGCCTGGATGTAGCGCTTCAGAATTTTATTTTAAGTGATGAACTGATTGACAAAATTCGTCAGTCCTATACGCAGAGAAGAGACAAAGAGGAGATGGGTGAATTGGTGAGCAGTATTTATGAATCTTCTGTATCTGCTGCTTTTACACTGACTGAGCTATTAAGTGAGAGCAATGTTCAGCAGGTAGGTGATGGTAAAAGTTACGCCGAGAAGAAGAAAGAATATGAAAACCGTTTTTTCTTTTTTACTGAAAAGCACAAGGGCGCAGTTCTTTACTCCTCAGTTGCACAAACGAACCCTAAGAAATATGGTGATATTCCAGAGACTGTTCTGTATCAAGAAAATGAGTTGAAGGAACTCATCAGTATCTACACACAGGAACTAGCAGCCTATCCAGAGGGGAGTATGCTGGATTTTTATCAACGAGAATTAGAAACTGCCAATCAAGAATATGAGGATCTGATCTATCAGTTCGAATATGACTATCCAGATTATTATGAATTAAAGTATTCCAATCAAGTCCCGTCACTTGAAGAGGTTCAGGGATTTTTGAATGATACTACGATGATCCTTTCTTATTATTCAGGATCTAGCAGCCTATATACTGCTCAAATTTCCAAGACTGATTTCAAGATCAGTAAGACACGTAAGAAAAATGATTTTGAGAGGTCGATTGCTTCCTTGAGACAGGCGATTGTTAGCAAGAATGATGGAGACTATTTGCGCCATGCTGCGACGCTTTACAAGCAGTTGTTTCCATTTGAGATACCTGATCAAATCAAAAGCCTGATCATAGTCCAGGACGGGAATATGTTAACCATCCCCTTCGAAGCACTGCTGACTAAAGAAGTGAATCCGGGAGCTATGGATTTTGCTACTTTACCCTATCTACTCAGGGAGTATAATATTTCCTATTCTCCATCGGTCAACTTGCTCATCAAAACTTTCTCAGATCAAAACACGAATCAGTCTGGTGGTAATAAAAATGGACTGGTCCTGGCTCCATTGACTTTTGAAAATTCTATAGATGCACTGCAAGCTGCCAAAGAAAAATCCTACGATGAGGCTGAGGTTGCTATGAGTCTAAGAACATCCCTATCGATCAGCGAAAATCAGATTGGTGCTATGCCTGATTCAAAAACCGAGGCTGAGGCAATCGCCAATATGTTTCGCCAAAATGGTGGACAAGCGGATAGCTATATAGGAGGTGATGCGACTGAAGAATGGGCCAAATCTGGCACTATCGGTAACTATAGTTATATCCATTTTGCGACGCACGTGATTGTAGACCAGAGTGAACCTGAATTTTCTGGTGTTTTGTTAAAAGAAAGTGGTTCTGACGATGGGATACTGTTTTCAGGCGAATGGTATGATTTGGATTTGAATGCTGACATGGTGACCATTTCGGCTAGTGAAACTGGAATTGGTAATCAACTCTCAGGTCAGGGAACACTAGGGTTCACAAGAGCGATGATCTATGCTGGCGCAAAGAACCTTACATATTCTCTATGGACAGTTCCAACTACCTCATCCACTCAACTGATGACTAGTTATTATCAGGGGTTCTTAAGGGGTAGGGAAACGCCTCAAGCCTATGCGAGTGCGCTTAAGGCTGCTAAAATGAAACAAATAGAAGCAGGTGGCGAAATGGCTCACCCATTCTATTGGTCCACTTTCATTTTGATAGGAAGGTAA
- a CDS encoding DUF3347 domain-containing protein: MKTTNYLSQIVTMLVAVVVLVACGSKKESASTEEHAHAGHDMESSEMEMTETQKPSNEKVAKYMELKDALVETDAEKASSAAASFLAVLEDGSSLSDLLTKIQGATDVEEQRTAFSDLSNQMYEWAKSGEAEGLYLQYCPMAFNNSGAQWLSLDKEINNPYFGDKMLHCGTVKEEL; the protein is encoded by the coding sequence ATGAAAACAACTAATTATTTATCTCAAATCGTAACCATGCTAGTAGCAGTAGTGGTTTTAGTGGCATGCGGTAGCAAAAAGGAAAGTGCTAGCACTGAAGAGCATGCCCATGCGGGTCATGACATGGAATCATCCGAAATGGAAATGACCGAAACTCAGAAACCATCCAATGAAAAAGTAGCCAAATACATGGAGCTGAAAGATGCTTTGGTGGAAACAGATGCAGAAAAAGCCAGTTCAGCTGCGGCTTCTTTTTTGGCCGTGTTAGAGGATGGATCTTCGTTATCCGATCTCTTGACCAAAATTCAGGGCGCTACAGATGTAGAGGAGCAAAGAACTGCTTTCAGTGACCTCTCCAATCAAATGTACGAATGGGCCAAGTCTGGAGAAGCAGAAGGTTTGTACCTACAATACTGTCCGATGGCATTCAACAACAGCGGTGCGCAGTGGTTGAGTTTGGATAAGGAAATTAATAACCCGTACTTTGGGGACAAAATGCTCCACTGCGGTACGGTCAAGGAAGAATTATAG
- a CDS encoding nucleotide exchange factor GrpE: protein MAKSDKKADNKSQEAEVKEEVLDQAEKQEEVQEEKEEQKEELSAEEKLKAELQESQDKYLRLYSEFENFRRRTSKEKLDLISTANESLIQALLPVVDDFERAEKSMTEDSEIKSVKEGVDLIFNKLRGVLESKGVKPVEAEKGGEFDLEKHEAITQIPAPEEELKGKIVDVVEKGYQLNDKVIRFAKVVTGA, encoded by the coding sequence ATGGCAAAAAGCGATAAAAAAGCTGACAATAAGTCTCAAGAAGCAGAAGTAAAAGAAGAAGTACTAGATCAAGCTGAAAAGCAAGAAGAGGTACAAGAAGAAAAGGAAGAGCAGAAAGAAGAGCTTTCCGCAGAGGAGAAATTGAAGGCGGAACTTCAGGAGTCTCAAGACAAATACTTGAGGTTGTATTCTGAGTTCGAAAACTTTAGAAGAAGAACATCCAAGGAGAAGCTGGATTTGATCAGCACGGCCAACGAAAGTTTGATTCAGGCTTTGTTGCCAGTGGTGGACGATTTCGAAAGAGCGGAAAAGTCAATGACTGAGGATTCAGAGATAAAGTCTGTCAAAGAGGGAGTGGATTTGATCTTCAACAAATTGCGTGGTGTTTTGGAATCCAAAGGGGTAAAACCAGTGGAGGCTGAAAAAGGCGGAGAATTTGATCTCGAAAAACACGAAGCAATCACTCAAATACCAGCTCCAGAGGAAGAACTAAAAGGAAAGATCGTAGACGTAGTGGAGAAGGGTTACCAACTCAATGATAAGGTGATACGATTCGCGAAAGTAGTAACCGGAGCATAA
- a CDS encoding ABC transporter permease codes for MNNIFLIIKREYLSRVKKKSFLIMTILGPILFSGLFVVPIWLATRDGDEKVIQVLDESGLFGEEFVSSDNMTYVYIDEDLEAAKSALNNNEVFGLLYIPEMSIEKPEGIRFFSTQNPGFGLQSDLERVIKSKIENIKLINSGLNQEFLDNLWASVHVQTVNLSETGEESESSTGGATVVGYIGAFLIYFFIFLYGAQIMRGVIEEKTNRIIEVIIASVRPFHLMMGKIIGVGGVGLSQFLLWVLLSSAIVTGITTFVGGDMSPEQVEAMQQANQIAATPQQTEAQAVIEKSMGAIGQINLPLVISCFVFYFLAGYLFYGALFAAIGSAVDSDADSQQFMFPVTIPLIFSVAVLSAVINDPHGNLAFWLSLVPFTSPVIMMMRIPFDVPIWQIGLSMVMMIGGFIFTTWLASRIYRVGIFMHGTKVNYKTLAKWFMMKS; via the coding sequence ATGAATAATATTTTCCTAATCATAAAACGTGAATACCTCTCTAGAGTAAAAAAGAAGTCTTTTTTGATCATGACCATTTTGGGGCCAATTCTGTTTTCCGGCTTATTTGTAGTACCAATATGGCTGGCCACACGAGATGGCGATGAAAAAGTAATTCAGGTATTGGATGAATCAGGTTTGTTTGGTGAAGAGTTTGTCAGTTCGGACAATATGACCTATGTCTATATAGACGAAGATTTAGAAGCAGCCAAATCTGCCTTGAACAACAATGAGGTTTTTGGTTTGTTATACATTCCCGAAATGTCGATCGAAAAACCAGAAGGTATTCGCTTCTTTTCTACTCAGAACCCTGGATTTGGTTTGCAATCCGATCTGGAAAGAGTAATTAAGTCCAAAATTGAAAATATCAAGCTCATCAATTCTGGGTTGAACCAGGAGTTTCTGGACAATTTGTGGGCTAGCGTCCACGTTCAGACGGTGAATTTGTCAGAAACTGGAGAGGAAAGTGAGAGTAGTACGGGCGGTGCTACTGTGGTAGGCTACATCGGTGCATTTCTGATATACTTTTTCATATTCCTATATGGTGCCCAGATCATGAGAGGTGTGATTGAAGAAAAGACGAATCGCATCATCGAAGTGATCATTGCCTCTGTAAGACCTTTTCATTTGATGATGGGAAAGATCATAGGTGTAGGAGGTGTTGGACTCAGTCAGTTTTTGCTTTGGGTGCTGTTGTCTAGCGCGATAGTTACAGGTATTACTACTTTCGTAGGAGGAGATATGTCTCCTGAGCAGGTGGAGGCGATGCAGCAAGCCAATCAGATAGCTGCTACTCCTCAGCAAACAGAAGCACAAGCCGTAATTGAAAAATCGATGGGCGCCATAGGTCAGATCAATTTGCCTTTGGTCATATCTTGTTTTGTCTTCTATTTCTTAGCTGGATATTTGTTCTATGGGGCCTTGTTTGCAGCGATTGGATCTGCGGTAGATAGTGATGCAGATTCTCAGCAATTTATGTTTCCGGTTACTATTCCGCTGATATTTTCGGTGGCAGTTTTGTCTGCTGTGATCAATGATCCTCATGGCAATTTGGCTTTTTGGCTGTCTCTGGTCCCCTTTACCTCTCCCGTGATTATGATGATGAGAATTCCATTTGATGTGCCGATATGGCAGATTGGTCTATCCATGGTCATGATGATTGGCGGGTTTATTTTTACGACCTGGCTGGCTAGTAGAATCTACAGAGTAGGGATCTTCATGCACGGTACCAAAGTCAATTACAAAACATTGGCGAAGTGGTTCATGATGAAGAGTTAA